In Leishmania panamensis strain MHOM/PA/94/PSC-1 chromosome 18 sequence, the following proteins share a genomic window:
- a CDS encoding aconitase, putative (TriTrypDB/GeneDB-style sysID: LpmP.18.0630), translating to MFRTGIQLAKKCPRPNPFNAKFLTSLQADGGSAKYYKINEISAKYCHLPFSIRVLLESAVRNCDEFDVTSSAIESICDWKVNCTKGIEIPFKPARVVLQDFTGVPCVVDLAAMRDAMKRLGGDPRCINPQIPVDLVVDHSVQVDCSDTPDAVEQNQKMEMHRNRERFEFLKWGSKAFEKLLIVPPGSGIVHQVNLEYLAHVVFNTDGLLYPDSVVGTDSHTTMVNALGVMGWGVGGIEAEAGMLGQSLSMVLPQVVGYKFTGKLMEGCTATDLVLTVVKNLRKLGVVGKFVEFYGPGVDALSVADRATLANMAPEYGATTGYFPIDEETIKYLRSTNRTAMHVARIENYVKAVGLFRTGNEKIEYTQDLELDLSTVVPCVAGPKRPHDNVPLKDLSKDFKACMSAKTGFKGFGIPEGEHAKRVKYTVNGQEATMEHGSVVIAAITSCTNTSNPTVLVAAGLLAQKALKKGMKVAPGIKTSLSPGSHVVTKYLENSGLQKSLDALGFSTTGYGCMTCIGNSGEIAPEVSKCITENNFVAAAVLSGNRNFEARIHPLTAANYLASPPLVIAFALAGRTNIDFDKEPIANGVYLRDIWPSNEEIAEVVNKFVTPGLFKEVYANITTMNAKWNMLQVEEGEFYQWDPKSTYIHNPPYFDGMTLDPPGAKSIENAACLAIFGDSITTDHISPAGNIAKDSPAAKFLMKQGVERKDFNTYGSRRGNDEVMVRGTFANTRLGNRLVGDGQTGPYTVYHPSGEKMFIFDAAMKYKAAGVPTVILAGKEYGSGSSRDWAAKGPFLQGVKAVIAESFERIHRSNLVGMGVIPLQFKGGESVTSLGLTGKESFSVKLPGEMRPLQDIVVKCSNGKSFTAVLRIDTEMEVKYIENGGILNYVLRSKIQ from the coding sequence ATGTTCCGCACTGGCATACAGCTAGCCAAGAAGTGTCCTCGCCCAAACCCCTTCAATGCCAAGTTCCTGACGTCTCTGCAGGCCGACGGCGGTAGCGCCAAGTACTACAAGATCAACGAGATCAGTGCCAAGTACTGccacctccctttctccaTCCGTGTTCTCCTAGAGTCCGCGGTGCGCAACTGCGATGAATTCGATGTGACATCGTCGGCGATAGAAAGCATCTGCGACTGGAAGGTTAACTGTACTAAGGGAATCGAGATCCCGTTCAAGCCAGCTCGCGTAGTGCTGCAGGACTTCACTGGCGTACCATGCGTCGTGGATCTGGCAGCCATGCGTGACGCGATGAAGCGCCTCGGCGGTGACCCGCGTTGCATTAACCCGCAGATTCCTGTCGACCTTGTCGTTGACCACTCGGTACAGGTGGACTGCAGTGACACGCCGGACGCGGTGGAGCAAAACCAGAAAATGGAGATGCACCGCAACCGCGAGCGCTTCGAGTTCCTCAAATGGGGCTCGAAGGCGTTCGAGAAACTTTTGATTGTCCCGCCGGGCTCTGGGATTGTGCACCAGGTAAACCTCGAGTATCTCGCCCACGTTGTGTTTAACACGGACGGGCTGCTATACCCGGACTCCGTCGTCGGCACCGACTCGCATACGACGATGGTCAATGCTCTAGGTGTCATGGGGTGGGGTGTTGGCGGTATCGAGGCCGAGGCTGGCATGCTCGGCCAGTCCCTCTCCATGGTGCTTCCGCAGGTTGTTGGCTACAAATTCACTGGCAAGCTGATGGAGGGATGCACGGCAACCGATCTCGTGCTTACCGTCGTGAAGAACCTTCGTAAGCTCGGTGTGGTAGGCAAGTTTGTCGAGTTCTACGGCCCCGGTGTCGACGCGCTCTCAGTCGCTGACCGCGCCACCCTGGCCAACATGGCGCCAGAGTACGGTGCCACCACCGGCTACTTTCCGATCGACGAAGAGACGATCAAATACCTCAGGAGTACGAATCGCACCGCCATGCACGTAGCCCGCATCGAGAACTACGTCAAAGCTGTTGGGCTCTTCCGAACGGGCAACGAGAAGATCGAGTACACGCAAGACCTGGAACTGGACCTCTCCACGGTGGTGCCGTGCGTTGCCGGACCGAAGCGCCCACACGACAACGTGCCCCTGAAAGATCTGTCGAAGGACTTCAAGGCCTGCATGTCGGCCAAAACTGGCTTCAAGGGATTCGGTATCCCGGAGGGGGAGCACGCGAAGAGAGTCAAGTACACCGTCAACGGTCAGGAGGCGACGATGgagcacggcagcgtcgtgaTCGCGGCTATCACCTCCTGCACGAACACCTCGAACCCGACCGTACTCGTCGCGGCGGGTCTTCTGGCGCAGAAGGCCCTGAAGAAGGGCATGAAGGTGGCGCCTGGCATCAAGACATCTCTATCGCCGGGCTCACACGTGGTGACCAAATACCTGGAAAACTCCGGCCTGCAGAAGAGCCTCGATGCCCTCGGCTTCAGCACGACGGGATACGGCTGCATGACATGCATCGGCAACTCGGGCGAGATCGCACCAGAGGTATCCAAGTGCATCACGGAGAACAACTTcgttgccgcagcggtaCTCTCTGGAAACCGCAACTTTGAGGCCCGCATACACCCACTGACGGCTGCCAACTACCtggcatcgccgccgctcgtCATCGCCTTTGCGCTCGCCGGACGCACGAATATTGATTTTGACAAGGAACCGATCGCGAATGGCGTGTACCTGCGCGACATCTGGCCCAGCAACGAGGAAATTGCGGAGGTGGTGAACAAGTTCGTGACGCCGGGCCTGTTCAAGGAGGTGTATGCCAACATCACAACCATGAACGCGAAATGGAATATGCTCcaggtggaggaaggcgagTTCTACCAGTGGGACCCCAAGTCGACGTACATCCACAATCCACCGTACTTTGACGGGATGACGCTCGATCCGCCTGGAGCGAAGAGCATCGAGAACGCTGCCTGTCTCGCCATCTTTGGCGACTCCATCACGACGGATCACATCTCACCTGCCGGCAACATCGCCAAAGACTCGCCTGCAGCGAAGTTTCTCATGAAGCAGGGAGTGGAGCGCAAGGACTTCAACACGTACGGCTCGCGTCGCGGTAACGACGAGGTGATGGTGCGCGGCACCTTCGCCAACACGCGTCTCGGCAACCGCCTGGTCGGCGATGGTCAGACGGGCCCGTACACGGTGTACCACCCGAGTGGCGAGAAGATGTTCATCTTCGATGCGGCCATGAAGTACAAAGCGGCCGGGGTGCCGACGGTAATCCTGGCCGGTAAGGAGTACGGCAGCGGCTCGTCGCGCGATTGGGCCGCTAAGGGGCCGTTCCTGCAGGGTGTGAAGGCGGTCATCGCGGAGAGCTTCGAGCGCATTCACCGCTCGAACTTGGTGGGAATGGGCGTCATTCCGCTGCAATTCAAGGGCGGCGAGAGTGTCACCTCGCTTGGCTTGACCGGCAAGGAGTCCTTTTCGGTCAAATTACCTGGAGAGATGCGCCCGCTTCAAGACATTGTCGTGAAGTGCAGCAACGGCAAGAGCTTtactgcggtgctgcgcattgATACCGAGATGGAGGTGAAGTACATCGAGAATGGCGGCATTCTCAACTACGTGCTGCGTTCTAAAATTCAGTAA
- a CDS encoding hypothetical protein (TriTrypDB/GeneDB-style sysID: LpmP.18.0610) gives MASSTLVETERIIREKLEASGQYGKMRAMIMEAALQTVSTGGNNNSGVHQPLVFHPTVALRDAKQNGVTELSIVQEYLQYLGLQYTARVLQLEAGLQEVALRTSAELQEQLHIAVDDRSDPCLSALVHGRVTGVVPSTAATGTPAAAAEEEDTNTEDIDDTASDHNQPGGENTTYFISKWKKRHFMRHNQVSGQQVQIEYLTDCHTAVLDELDSMTVDDCEGGELVIAACEGSVFLRNCKNMTIHVACKQLRTRDCEHIKLYIFTSTDPVVEMSHHISFYPFHLRLPGLRRLFAEARLDPKANRFVHVYDFTPTEPQLPKPHFDVHFPDHHLSMEDRYASYGALDCPPEIEELLALRLMPAASSESGKNKSYDIRTGAQMWAQAGPTPAPAVAAAAAAVGTAATTSANAHAESGDDDDEEEIASDSDHSGSSPQSTSASTASSSEAEEYAPAERQIAGQSAMQRIGGLSAAAPLGPIPAVGLAAHAVTSGGIDNEEYSSFDDDDNSNDADDKCNVDEDEDDF, from the coding sequence ATGGCGTCTAGCACCCTGGTTGAGACGGAGCGCATCATACGCGAGAAGCTCGAGGCATCCGGGCAGTACGGAAAGATGCGGGCCATGATCATGGAGGCAGCACTGCAAACTgtcagcaccggcggcaacaacaactCAGGTGTCCATCAGCCTTTGGTGTTTCACCCCACTGTTGCACTCAGGGATGCCAAGCAGAATGGTGTCACAGAGCTGAGCATTGTGCAAGAGTATCTGCAGTACCTCGGCCTGCAGTACACGGCACGAGTGCTGCAGCTAGAGGCTGGGCTGCAAGAAGTGGCTTTGCGCACCagtgcagagctgcaggaaCAGCTGCACATCGCAGTCGACGATCGATCCGATCCTTGCCTGTCGGCGCTTGTGCATGGCAGGGTAACTGGGGTGGTGCCGTCCACCGCTGCGACTGGGAcaccggctgctgctgctgaggaagaggacacTAACACCGAGGACATCGATGATACTGCCTCCGACCACAATCAGCCTGGTGGCGAGAACACGACGTACTTCATCTCCAAGTGGAAGAAGCGTCATTTCATGCGTCACAATCAAGTCTCCGGGCAGCAGGTGCAGATCGAGTATCTGACAGACTGCCACACGGCGGTGCTAGATGAGCTAGACAGCATGACCGTCGATGACTGTGAGGGTGGCGAGCTGGTGATTGCCGCGTGCGAAGGGAGCGTGTTCCTACGTAATTGCAAGAACATGACGATCCACGTGGCGTGCAAGCAGCTCCGCACGCGCGATTGCGAACACATCAAGTTGTACATCTTCACCTCGACCGACCCTGTCGTGGAGATGAGCCACCACATCTCCTTCTATCCATTTCACTTGCGCCTACCAGGGCTTCGGCGGCTGTTTGCGGAGGCTCGGTTGGACCCCAAGGCGAACAGATTTGTCCACGTGTACGACTTCACACCGACggagccgcagctgccgaagCCGCACTTTGACGTACACTTCCCTGATCACCACCTCTCGATGGAGGATCGCTACGCCAGCTACGGTGCTCTGGATTGCCCGCCTGAgatcgaggagctgctggcccTGCGTCTAATGCCGGCCGCGAGCTCCGAGTCGGGGAAGAACAAGAGCTATGATATTCGGACGGGGGCACAGATGTGGGCGCAGGCAGGCCCAACGCCGGCTCCGgcggttgcggcggcggcggcggcagtaggAACTGCCGCTACTACGTCCGCCAACGCCCACGCGGAGAGTggtgacgatgacgacgaagaggaaaTTGCGTCTGACAGCGATCACTCTGGCTCTTCGCCGCAATCGACGTCAGCTTCGACGGCGTCGTCCTCCGAGGCTGAGGAGTATGCCCCGGCAGAGAGGCAGATAGCAGGGCAATCAGCAATGCAGCGCATCGGCGGGCTGTCCGCGGCGGCCCCGCTGGGCCCCATTCCGGCTGTTGGTTTAGCAGCCCACGCTGTCACTTCAGGTGGCATAGACAATGAAGAGTACTCCTCCTTTGACGACGATgacaacagcaacgacgcagATGACAAGTGCAACGTAGATGAAGACGAAGATGACTTTTAG
- a CDS encoding hypothetical protein (TriTrypDB/GeneDB-style sysID: LpmP.18.0620), with the protein MVVHLDALPDLAGAQPNPSREVVAREEATSAADAALSSSLPSRSHSMHLDPYWTALVAQQELNTHEREVAALHARLENADQQVRIMGQQVMAAAEARAAELVEGYKADERKRRAQFQATLDALREENRELTAKLEAAARAPVMGILRATTSPQWAPSGDAAVEARERVAGATSDLLVASATAVSPAEVTRQLQSIEAYWRDRLRTAERHWEDEMSRQTRQRREALDQVEELVRTVEQLQEEVRYTRRQAACLREENTRLCCAAKAVSADGVSTLVLPVPPVTTPSPEEVLRLRQALKEHQHKEAALLVQVESYSEEATRVRLRYEAALERAEQELAAERRRSTEMVKLYGSQLESLHHQLRHRAVT; encoded by the coding sequence ATGGTGGTGCACTTGGACGCTCTTCCGGACCTTGCCGGAGCTCAACCAAATCCTTCTCGAGAAGTCGTTGCCAGGGAAGAggcaacatcagcagcagatgcAGCATTATCTTCATCGTTGCCATCACGCTCACATTCGATGCACCTGGACCCATACTGGACCGCTCTCGTGGCACAGCAGGAGCTAAATACGCACGAGCgtgaggtggcggcgctgcacgcgAGGCTGGAGAACGCTGATCAACAAGTGCGCATCATGGGGCAGCAAgtgatggcggcagcggaagCGCGGGCGGCGGAGCTGGTGGAGGGGTACAAGGCCGACGAGCGAAAGCGCCGAGCGCAGTTCCAGGCCACGCTGGATGCCCTGCGAGAGGAGAACCGGGAACTGACCGCTAAgttggaggcggcggcgcgggcgCCGGTGATGGGAATTCTGAGAGCAACCACTTCCCCGCAATGGGCGCCGAGTGGTGACGCGGCAgtggaagcgagagagagggtggcgggCGCCACATCGGATCTGCTCGTGGCAAGTGCAACCGCAGTGAGTCCAGCAGAGGtgacgcggcagctgcagtcgaTTGAGGCATACTGGCGCGATCGACTACGCACGGCGGAACGTCACTGGGAAGATGAGATGTCGCGGCagacgcggcagcggcgcgaggcGCTCGAccaggtggaggagctggttCGAAcagtcgagcagctgcaagaGGAAGTGCGCTACACCCGGCGCCAGGCTGCCTGCCTTCGAGAGGAAAACACACGTCTCTGTTGCGCCGCCAAAGCCGTGTCAGCTGATGGCGTTTCCACCCTCGTCCTCCCTGTTCCACCAGTCACCACGCCGTCACccgaagaggtgctgcgcctgcgtcAGGCACTGAAGGAGCATCAGCACAAGGAGGCTGCTCTGCTGGTGCAGGTGGAGAGCTACAGTGAGGAGGCCACCCGTGTGCGACTGCGGTACGAAGCGGCGCTCGAAAGGGCGGAGCAGGAGCTTGCAGCggagcggcgacgcagcacggAGATGGTGAAGCTGTACGGCAGTCAGCTGGAGTCCCTGCACCACCAGCTGCGTCACAGAGCTGTCACGTAG
- a CDS encoding hypothetical protein (TriTrypDB/GeneDB-style sysID: LpmP.18.0640), producing the protein MPPLTLEQVLARSMRLPPQRAQQQVARLYKRHESAELAGSLGEAPSTAVGSSSVGSAVPSSSRIAAMMGGQHVAKRGSALRSSVSTTAANKEKLDFFELMEREDAQRRASHLSIHSSGHLVRNSADLTAYLKAAQRTGDWEGGLQAFAEATALPAVAAILTASEASAAAAAASTTGTSILSTSPPPAPSGSGVNPNMVQISAILEMCASAEKWDLVEKIGAFFAPAYPDAFSRAVELLARRPSSDSSAGERGWRSAFAYLTTRCPLPAAEISVEAFNVCLRACEAELDWRGALEVVRAMGPNPLQGWWAAEEESDKVGTAAVEASVSRLGTTSDLTEADTLSSSLSTASTPSVPPMSTPPSPNVVSYATLISTLEQGGKESLASAVLNRLPAVEKEEITASYAALIMVWSNQILYKRRRRF; encoded by the coding sequence ATGCCGCCACTGACGCTCGAGCAGGTGCTGGCGCGGTCCATGAGGTTGCCCCCTCAgcgtgctcagcagcaggtcGCACGCCTCTACAAGAGACACGAGTCAGCTGAACTTGCCGGCAGTCTCGGAGAAGCTCCTTCGACCGCGGTGGGGAGCAGTTCAGTCGGTTCAGCTGtacccagcagcagcaggattGCTGCAATGATGGGGGGCCAACATGTTGCAAAGCGTGGTAGCGCTCTCCGGAGCAGCGTGtccacgacggcggcgaacAAGGAGAAACTGGACTTCTTTGAGCTCATGGAGCGCGAggatgcgcagcggcgagccAGTCATTTGAGtatccacagcagcggccaccTTGTTCGCAACAGTGCTGACCTCACAGCGTACCtaaaggcggcgcagcgtaCCGGTGACTGGGAGGGAGGCCTGCAGGCATTTGCCGAGGCAACCGCACTGCCCGCTGTGGCGGCGATACTGACGGCGTCAGaggcttcagcagctgctgctgccgcctccactaCAGGCACGTCAATCTTGtccacctcgccgccgcctgcgccttcCGGGTCTGGTGTCAACCCCAACATGGTTCAGATCAGCGCTATTCTCGAGATGTGTGCCTCGGCAGAAAAGTGGGACCTAGTAGAGAAGATCGGCGCCTTTTTTGCGCCTGCCTACCCTGACGCCTTCAGTCGCGCGGTTGAACTCCTGGCACGACGTCCGTCGTCGGACTCGAGTGCCGGCGAGCGAGGATGGCGCTCCGCCTTCGCTTACCTGACCACTCGCTGCCCGCTGCCCGCTGCTGAGATTTCGGTGGAGGCGTTCAacgtgtgtctgcgcgcctgtgaggcggagctggacTGGCGAggcgcgctggaggtggtgcgagcCATGGGACCGAACCCCCTCCAAGGCTGGTGGGCCgccgaagaagagagcgacaaggtcggcaccgctgcggtcgAGGCCTCGGTTTCTCGTTTAGGGACGACGTCAGACCTTACCGAGGCGGATACGCTGTCCTCATCACTGTCGACTGCATCGACCCCCTCTGTACCGCCCatgtcgacgccgccgtcaccgaaCGTGGTAAGTTACGCGACGCTCATTTCAACACTGGAGCAGGGCGGCAAAGAGAGCCTTGCCTCGGCGGTGCTGAATCGGCTGCCGGCGGTTGAGAAGGAAGAGATTACGGCCTCGTATGCTGCGCTGATTATGGTGTGGTCGAATCAGATTCTATacaagcggcggcggcgcttctgA